In Catalinimonas alkaloidigena, a single genomic region encodes these proteins:
- the nagB gene encoding glucosamine-6-phosphate deaminase: MELQLENLLPTESVSFERVPTSVFRNADEASRAVALEIAHLIRYKQAAGQHVVLGLATGSSPKKVYGELIRLHREEGLSFRNVISFNLDEYYPMKPDAIQSYHRFMREQLFDHIDIQPENYHLPDGTLPLEDVRAFCEQYEQKIEALGGLDFQLLGIGRNGHIGFNEPGSHISSRTRLMTLDAVTRQDAGGDFGGIAKVPRRAITLGVRAIMNARRVVLIAWGEHKADIVKSAIEGPMTELVPASYLQTHQNAKFVVDEACASELTSRKTPWLVQEVNWDRPMIKKAVTQLALSLNKPVLQLTNRDYNEHGLSDLLAEYGSAYDINIDVFNWLQRTITGWPGGKPNADDTHRPERAQPASKRCLIFSPHPDDDIISMGGTFQRLVDQGHDVHVAYQTSGNIAVADDEALRFIDFVVDFNKDFQLDEAPAKEIFLKAQAFLRTKEDSEIDSPEVRQVKELIRRGEAKATCRFVGIPDENVHFLHMPFYETGTIQKKPLGEEDIQLTVDIIAQIQPHQIYTAGDLADPHGTHKVCLDAVLEALERLKKEPYMQDCWVWMYRGAWAEWAIHEIEMAVPMSPDQVLQKRYGIFKHQSQKDGVVFQGSDSREFWQRAEDRNHETAELYNKLGLAEYAAMEAFVRHHFL; this comes from the coding sequence ATGGAGTTACAACTCGAAAATCTTTTACCCACAGAAAGTGTCTCGTTCGAGCGGGTGCCGACCAGCGTGTTTCGCAACGCCGACGAAGCGTCGCGGGCGGTAGCGCTGGAAATCGCCCACCTGATTCGCTACAAGCAGGCGGCCGGGCAACACGTTGTGCTGGGACTGGCTACGGGATCTTCGCCGAAAAAAGTGTACGGCGAGCTGATTCGCCTGCACCGCGAGGAGGGTCTCAGCTTCCGCAACGTGATTAGCTTCAACCTGGACGAGTACTATCCGATGAAACCGGACGCCATCCAGAGCTACCACCGGTTTATGCGCGAACAGTTGTTCGACCACATCGACATTCAGCCGGAGAATTATCACCTGCCGGACGGCACCCTGCCGCTGGAAGATGTCAGAGCGTTCTGCGAACAGTACGAGCAAAAGATTGAAGCCCTGGGCGGGTTGGATTTTCAATTACTGGGTATTGGCCGCAACGGTCACATCGGGTTCAACGAACCGGGTTCACACATCTCGTCGCGCACGCGCCTGATGACCCTCGACGCCGTGACGCGTCAGGACGCCGGAGGCGATTTCGGCGGCATTGCCAAAGTACCGCGCCGCGCCATCACCCTGGGGGTACGGGCCATCATGAACGCCCGCCGGGTGGTGCTGATTGCCTGGGGAGAGCACAAGGCCGACATCGTAAAATCAGCCATCGAAGGCCCGATGACGGAGCTGGTACCGGCTTCGTACCTGCAAACCCACCAGAACGCCAAGTTTGTGGTCGACGAGGCGTGTGCCTCTGAGCTGACCAGCCGCAAGACGCCGTGGCTGGTACAGGAGGTGAACTGGGACCGGCCGATGATCAAGAAAGCGGTAACGCAACTGGCGCTGTCGCTGAACAAGCCCGTGCTGCAACTCACCAACCGCGATTACAACGAACACGGCCTGAGCGATCTGCTGGCCGAATACGGCTCGGCTTACGACATCAACATCGACGTGTTCAACTGGCTTCAGCGGACCATCACGGGCTGGCCCGGTGGCAAACCCAATGCCGACGATACGCACCGCCCCGAGCGCGCGCAACCGGCTTCCAAACGCTGCCTGATTTTCAGCCCCCACCCCGACGACGACATCATCTCAATGGGCGGCACGTTTCAGCGGCTGGTCGACCAGGGACACGACGTCCACGTAGCCTACCAGACGTCCGGGAACATTGCCGTTGCCGACGACGAAGCCCTGCGGTTCATTGACTTTGTGGTCGACTTCAACAAGGATTTCCAACTGGACGAAGCGCCCGCCAAAGAGATTTTCTTGAAAGCCCAGGCATTTCTGCGTACGAAAGAAGACAGCGAAATCGACAGCCCGGAAGTGCGTCAGGTGAAAGAACTGATCCGCCGGGGCGAGGCCAAAGCGACCTGCCGGTTCGTGGGCATCCCGGACGAGAACGTCCACTTCCTGCACATGCCGTTCTACGAAACCGGTACCATTCAGAAAAAACCGCTCGGCGAAGAAGACATTCAACTGACCGTCGACATCATCGCGCAAATTCAACCGCACCAGATCTACACCGCCGGTGACCTGGCCGACCCGCACGGGACGCACAAAGTTTGCCTGGACGCCGTGCTCGAGGCGTTGGAGCGTCTGAAGAAAGAACCCTACATGCAGGATTGCTGGGTGTGGATGTACCGCGGTGCCTGGGCCGAATGGGCCATCCACGAGATCGAAATGGCCGTGCCGATGAGTCCCGATCAGGTGCTGCAGAAGCGCTACGGCATCTTCAAACACCAGTCACAAAAAGACGGGGTGGTCTTTCAGGGAAGCGATTCGCGCGAGTTCTGGCAACGCGCCGAAGACCGCAACCACGAAACAGCCGAGTTGTACAACAAGCTGGGCCTGGCCGAATACGCCGCCATGGAGGCGTTTGTGCGGCACCACTTCTTATAG
- a CDS encoding carbohydrate-binding family 9-like protein, which yields MLQAPFLPLSDAALALPDVAAQLDQLTPQPLTHGWFDRYPYRPDVAFVIAHREEAIYVKFYASEPYVLARFHAPNDPVYRDSCVEFFVAFDNAGYYNLEFNCLGTCLMQYGKDITHRESIDPAIIRQIKTYAALQQEGVGPCRWELTLAIPLTVFKHHRLASVAERTIRANFQKCGDDTLQPHFLTWQKIETPGPDFHQPRFFGEVTFLPRP from the coding sequence TTGTTACAAGCTCCTTTCTTACCCTTATCGGATGCCGCCCTTGCCTTACCAGACGTAGCGGCGCAACTGGACCAACTCACCCCTCAGCCATTGACCCACGGCTGGTTCGATCGCTATCCTTACAGACCGGATGTTGCTTTCGTGATTGCGCATCGCGAAGAGGCGATCTACGTGAAGTTTTACGCCAGCGAACCCTACGTCCTGGCGCGCTTTCATGCCCCGAACGACCCGGTCTACCGCGACAGTTGCGTGGAGTTCTTCGTCGCGTTCGACAACGCGGGCTATTACAACCTGGAGTTTAATTGCCTGGGTACCTGCCTGATGCAGTACGGCAAAGACATCACCCATCGGGAGTCGATCGATCCGGCGATCATCCGGCAAATCAAAACTTACGCCGCCCTGCAACAGGAAGGCGTGGGGCCATGCCGCTGGGAGCTGACGCTGGCCATTCCGCTGACGGTGTTCAAGCACCATCGCCTGGCTTCTGTAGCCGAACGCACCATACGCGCCAATTTTCAGAAATGCGGGGACGACACGCTACAGCCCCACTTCCTGACGTGGCAGAAAATCGAAACGCCCGGCCCGGATTTCCACCAGCCGCGCTTTTTTGGGGAGGTCACGTTTTTGCCGCGGCCCTAA
- a CDS encoding sugar phosphate nucleotidyltransferase has protein sequence MKPRILILAGGVASRMKKAAEVQDIDQHLLDQADTVNKGMIGLGYAGRPFIDYLLYNAYKAGMEEVLLLLHPQDDVTQPYYERMMAEGNAWGLQIRFARQHIAPDRAKPAGTADAVYQALQQHPDWHQGRLIVCNSDNLYSIEAMRQLWEGAHANALIGYDRDALDFPEERIRAFALIKKNKDGFLEEITEKPSDDEVAEAVRTWGRVEVSMNIFVMEAAAMLPYFATTPFHPVRNEKELPTTVNRFVKEHPLSFFVVPRAEKVPDLTSKQDIRLVQDYLFHHYQDFSA, from the coding sequence ATGAAACCACGAATCTTGATCCTTGCCGGGGGGGTGGCCTCCCGCATGAAAAAAGCCGCCGAAGTGCAGGACATCGACCAGCATCTGCTGGACCAGGCCGACACCGTCAACAAAGGCATGATCGGGCTCGGTTACGCCGGTCGCCCTTTTATCGACTATCTGCTCTACAACGCCTACAAGGCGGGCATGGAAGAGGTATTGCTGCTGTTGCATCCGCAGGACGACGTAACCCAGCCGTATTACGAACGCATGATGGCCGAAGGCAATGCCTGGGGCCTGCAAATCCGCTTCGCACGGCAGCACATCGCGCCCGACCGCGCCAAACCGGCCGGCACTGCCGACGCGGTCTACCAGGCGCTGCAACAGCACCCCGACTGGCATCAGGGCCGCCTGATTGTGTGCAACAGTGACAATCTTTATTCGATCGAAGCGATGCGGCAGCTCTGGGAGGGCGCGCACGCCAATGCCCTGATCGGCTACGACCGCGACGCCCTCGACTTTCCGGAGGAGCGCATCCGCGCCTTCGCCCTGATCAAAAAAAACAAGGACGGTTTTCTGGAAGAGATCACCGAAAAACCTTCGGACGATGAGGTGGCCGAGGCCGTGCGCACGTGGGGACGCGTGGAAGTGAGCATGAACATCTTCGTTATGGAAGCCGCCGCGATGCTCCCATATTTCGCGACGACGCCCTTCCATCCGGTGCGGAACGAAAAAGAGTTGCCCACGACCGTCAACCGATTTGTAAAAGAGCACCCGCTTTCGTTCTTTGTTGTTCCTCGGGCCGAAAAGGTGCCGGACCTGACCAGCAAGCAGGACATCCGCCTCGTACAGGATTACTTGTTCCACCATTACCAGGATTTTTCAGCATGA
- a CDS encoding Gfo/Idh/MocA family protein, which translates to MNYPIQRRDFLRQSSVAAAAAALWPQSLYAQPDKKVRLGFIGVGLRGRNHVHNALGFADVEIPAICDVDPEAIAATQKLIRESGRKEAAAYAKGDHDFERMLKRDDLDGVIIATPWEWHVPMAVATMKAGKYAGVEVSATVTLQESWDLVDTYEKTGAHCMILENVCYRRDVMAVLNMVRQGLFGELIHLQCGYQHDLRPVKFNNGKQPYGGGVEFGEKAFSEARWRTQHSVDRNGDLYPTHGLGPVAQMIDINRGNQFLYLTSMATKSRGLHKYIVDNGGPNHPNAKVQFKLGDVVQTMIKCANGETILITHDTNSPRPYSLGFRVQGTQGLWLDDGDQIYIEGTTQTNDEWESDAAYMKTYDHPYWQASASVAEGAGHGGMDYFVIRDFINAVKTQTAPPIDVYDAAAWSAISPLSEQSIAQGSAPIEIPDFTRGKWKSNRPIFGL; encoded by the coding sequence ATGAACTACCCCATTCAGCGGCGCGACTTTCTCCGTCAGTCTTCCGTTGCGGCCGCTGCCGCGGCCCTCTGGCCCCAGTCGCTCTACGCCCAACCCGACAAAAAAGTCCGTCTAGGCTTCATCGGCGTCGGTTTGCGTGGGCGCAACCACGTCCACAACGCCCTCGGCTTCGCAGACGTGGAAATCCCGGCCATCTGCGACGTTGATCCGGAAGCCATCGCCGCTACCCAGAAGCTGATTCGGGAATCGGGCCGGAAAGAAGCCGCGGCCTACGCCAAAGGCGACCACGATTTCGAGCGGATGCTGAAGCGCGACGACCTCGATGGGGTGATCATCGCGACGCCGTGGGAGTGGCACGTGCCGATGGCGGTCGCAACAATGAAAGCTGGGAAATACGCCGGGGTGGAAGTATCGGCCACGGTGACGCTACAGGAATCGTGGGATCTGGTCGATACCTACGAAAAAACCGGGGCGCACTGCATGATTCTGGAGAATGTCTGCTACCGTCGCGACGTGATGGCCGTGCTCAACATGGTGCGCCAGGGCCTGTTCGGCGAGCTGATTCACCTGCAATGCGGCTACCAGCACGACTTGCGGCCGGTCAAGTTCAACAACGGCAAACAGCCCTACGGAGGCGGCGTGGAATTCGGGGAGAAGGCGTTCAGCGAAGCCCGCTGGCGGACGCAACACTCGGTCGACCGGAACGGCGACCTGTACCCGACACACGGCCTGGGGCCCGTCGCGCAGATGATCGACATCAATCGGGGCAACCAGTTTTTGTACCTAACCTCGATGGCTACCAAAAGCCGGGGGCTGCACAAATACATCGTCGACAACGGCGGCCCGAACCATCCCAACGCCAAGGTGCAGTTCAAGCTGGGCGACGTGGTGCAGACCATGATCAAATGCGCCAACGGCGAAACCATCCTGATTACCCACGACACCAACTCGCCCCGCCCCTATTCGCTGGGCTTCCGGGTACAGGGCACGCAGGGCCTCTGGCTGGACGACGGCGACCAGATTTACATCGAAGGCACGACCCAGACCAACGACGAGTGGGAATCGGACGCGGCTTACATGAAAACGTACGACCACCCCTACTGGCAGGCGTCGGCGTCGGTGGCCGAAGGAGCCGGGCACGGCGGCATGGACTACTTCGTGATCCGCGATTTTATCAACGCCGTGAAGACCCAAACCGCCCCGCCGATCGACGTCTACGATGCGGCGGCCTGGTCGGCAATCAGCCCGCTTTCCGAGCAATCGATCGCTCAGGGATCGGCTCCAATCGAAATTCCTGACTTCACTCGTGGGAAATGGAAGTCAAACCGTCCTATCTTTGGGCTCTAA